One window of Candidatus Baltobacteraceae bacterium genomic DNA carries:
- a CDS encoding PilZ domain-containing protein: MAAGLSYTKPMLSDLLGWFTGKDVNRRKYSRKRKPYRATFSIDGGVTQKPAIGLDISGGGLCVLTQESVGRDEFEVRATLDNRLVRVRAKSVWQDTVSHQGKSVWRYGMRFTGVSADDWDAIVRYANDEAVEDSNKAQEELTTVRMTPDDANRLLPTKLQQRLLQMLVDRRRLAPLKESVTPLVQYFYSGVVRQEGKMMHRLTIQSKVVGGEGGELFETRFVFDDRGDTILILN; encoded by the coding sequence ATGGCGGCGGGTCTGTCGTACACCAAGCCAATGCTCTCCGATCTCCTGGGCTGGTTTACCGGCAAGGACGTCAATCGCCGGAAGTATTCGCGAAAGCGCAAGCCATATCGCGCGACGTTTTCCATTGACGGCGGGGTGACGCAAAAACCGGCGATCGGGCTGGATATCAGCGGCGGCGGGCTCTGCGTGCTCACGCAAGAGTCGGTCGGCCGCGACGAGTTTGAAGTGCGGGCCACGCTCGATAACCGGCTCGTGCGCGTGCGCGCCAAATCGGTGTGGCAAGATACGGTGTCGCACCAGGGTAAATCGGTGTGGCGCTACGGCATGCGCTTTACGGGCGTTTCCGCCGACGATTGGGATGCGATCGTCCGCTACGCCAACGATGAGGCCGTTGAAGATTCGAATAAGGCGCAGGAAGAACTCACGACCGTCCGCATGACGCCCGACGACGCGAATCGCTTGCTGCCGACGAAGCTGCAGCAGCGTTTGCTGCAAATGCTCGTCGATCGCCGCCGGCTCGCGCCGCTCAAAGAGAGCGTCACGCCGCTGGTGCAATATTTTTACTCCGGCGTCGTTCGCCAAGAAGGCAAGATGATGCATCGCCTCACGATTCAATCGAAGGTCGTCGGCGGCGAAGGAGGCGAACTGTTCGAGACGCGTTTCGTCTTCGACGATCGCGGCGACACGATTTTAATCCTCAACTAG
- the gmd gene encoding GDP-mannose 4,6-dehydratase, producing MGKTALITGVTGQDGSYLAELLLEQGYRVVGMTRRTSTDVHERIAHIVDDIEFVSGDLLDQSSITAIVAKIKPDEVYNLAAQSFVPTSWNQPVLTGEFTALGATRVLEAIRSVDTKIRFYQASSSEMFGKVQAVPQNEDTPFYPRSPYGVAKVYGHWITINYRESYDMFAVSGILFNHESPRRGKEFVTRKISDAVARIKLGLANELRLGNLDAQRDWGFAGDYVRAMWLMLQQDAPDDYVVATGRTHTVREFCRIAFEAAELGSYEKYVKVDQRFIRPAEVELLIGDPAKAKRQLGWAPEVSFEALVQMMVEADIARLHSLAKV from the coding sequence GTGGGCAAAACCGCACTCATCACCGGCGTTACCGGTCAAGACGGCTCGTATCTTGCCGAGCTGCTGCTCGAACAGGGCTACCGCGTCGTCGGCATGACGCGCCGTACGTCGACCGACGTGCACGAGCGCATCGCGCATATCGTGGACGATATCGAGTTCGTCTCGGGCGATCTGCTCGACCAAAGCTCGATCACCGCCATCGTCGCGAAGATCAAACCCGACGAGGTCTATAATCTCGCGGCACAATCGTTCGTGCCCACGTCGTGGAATCAGCCGGTGCTCACGGGCGAATTCACCGCACTCGGCGCGACCCGCGTGCTCGAAGCGATTCGCTCGGTCGATACGAAGATTCGCTTCTATCAAGCATCGAGCTCCGAGATGTTCGGCAAAGTGCAAGCGGTTCCGCAGAACGAAGACACGCCGTTTTATCCGCGCAGCCCCTACGGCGTGGCGAAAGTCTACGGTCATTGGATCACGATCAACTATCGCGAATCCTACGATATGTTTGCGGTCAGCGGCATCCTCTTTAACCACGAAAGCCCGCGCCGCGGCAAAGAGTTCGTTACGCGCAAGATCTCCGATGCGGTCGCGCGTATCAAGCTCGGGCTCGCGAACGAATTGCGGCTGGGCAATCTCGATGCGCAGCGCGACTGGGGCTTTGCGGGCGATTACGTTCGCGCGATGTGGCTGATGCTGCAGCAGGACGCGCCCGACGACTACGTGGTCGCAACCGGCCGCACGCACACGGTGCGCGAGTTTTGCCGAATCGCGTTCGAAGCGGCGGAGTTGGGATCGTACGAAAAGTACGTGAAGGTGGATCAGAGGTTCATCCGTCCCGCCGAGGTGGAATTGCTTATCGGCGATCCGGCTAAGGCCAAGCGCCAACTCGGCTGGGCGCCGGAGGTGTCGTTTGAGGCGCTCGTGCAGATGATGGTGGAAGCGGACATCGCGCGCCTGCACTCGCTCGCGAAGGTTTAG